From the genome of Desulfobulbaceae bacterium, one region includes:
- the mtnP gene encoding S-methyl-5'-thioadenosine phosphorylase has translation MVKVGIIGGSGLDDPKILAEASEVAVTTPYGTPSSVLTCGKIAGVPVVILARHGKDHSIYPSGVNFRANISALKEQGCTHILAATAVGSLRREIEPGHLVLPDQFIDFTKQRLTTFFDQGPVVHTPMAEPFCPNLRSLLAENAARLGLIAHSGKTVITIEGPRFSTRAESHMFRSWNADVINMSTVPEVNLAREQKIHYATVAMSTDYDCWHEDEESVTWEMILSTMRHNAHNVLKLFVETIPHIATYADICVA, from the coding sequence ATGGTTAAAGTTGGAATCATTGGAGGCTCCGGGCTTGATGACCCGAAGATCTTGGCAGAGGCGAGTGAGGTGGCGGTAACTACTCCTTATGGCACGCCATCGTCGGTATTAACCTGCGGGAAGATTGCCGGAGTGCCGGTTGTGATTCTTGCTCGACATGGTAAGGATCATTCAATCTATCCTAGCGGGGTTAATTTCAGAGCTAATATTTCGGCCTTAAAGGAACAGGGATGTACTCATATTCTTGCCGCCACCGCGGTTGGTTCTCTGCGGCGGGAGATCGAACCTGGACACTTGGTGCTGCCTGATCAATTTATAGATTTCACTAAACAGCGGTTAACCACCTTTTTTGATCAGGGTCCGGTGGTTCATACGCCCATGGCTGAACCGTTTTGCCCGAATCTGAGATCCTTACTGGCTGAGAACGCCGCCAGATTAGGGCTCATCGCCCATAGTGGCAAGACAGTGATCACCATCGAGGGACCCCGGTTCTCGACTCGTGCCGAAAGCCATATGTTTCGTAGTTGGAATGCGGATGTCATTAATATGAGCACCGTGCCCGAGGTTAATCTGGCTCGGGAACAGAAGATCCATTACGCTACAGTGGCTATGTCTACCGATTACGATTGCTGGCACGAAGATGAAGAGTCTGTTACCTGGGAGATGATCTTGTCCACCATGCGCCACAACGCTCATAATGTACTGAAGTTGTTCGTTGAAACTATCCCGCACATAGCCACGTATGCCGATATTTGTGTAGCTTGA
- a CDS encoding adenine phosphoribosyltransferase, with product MSIKSKIRSIPDYPKKGIMFRDITTLISDPVGFRLMVDNLTQRYITKEVEYDIIAGIEARGFIMGGAMSYTLGKGFTPIRKAGKLPAEVISQEYNLEYGTDRIEIHKDAFPPGTRVLLVDDLLATGGTALAAAALVEKLGGVVAEMAFIVNLPDVGGEKKLREKGYSVFSLTEFEGE from the coding sequence ATGTCCATAAAATCAAAAATTCGTTCCATCCCCGACTATCCGAAAAAGGGGATCATGTTTCGTGATATTACTACTCTGATCAGCGACCCGGTCGGGTTTCGGCTGATGGTCGATAATCTGACTCAGCGCTATATCACCAAGGAAGTCGAGTATGACATCATCGCTGGGATCGAAGCTCGTGGATTCATCATGGGTGGGGCCATGTCCTACACCCTGGGTAAGGGGTTTACCCCGATACGCAAGGCAGGGAAACTCCCGGCCGAGGTAATCTCTCAGGAGTATAATCTTGAGTACGGCACGGATCGGATTGAGATTCATAAGGATGCTTTCCCCCCTGGGACCCGGGTGTTGCTGGTTGATGATCTGCTGGCGACCGGCGGCACGGCTCTAGCCGCTGCGGCCTTGGTGGAGAAGCTTGGCGGGGTAGTGGCGGAGATGGCCTTTATCGTCAATCTTCCTGATGTCGGGGGTGAAAAGAAGTTACGGGAGAAGGGCTACTCGGTGTTTTCCTTGACCGAGTTCGAAGGGGAGTAA